In one window of Arachis ipaensis cultivar K30076 chromosome B06, Araip1.1, whole genome shotgun sequence DNA:
- the LOC107645510 gene encoding S-formylglutathione hydrolase has protein sequence METAPSEISSSKMFGGYNKRYKHFSPTLGCSMTFHVYFPPSSSSSSAKFPVLYWLSGLTCTDENFIAKSGAQRAASAHGLALVAPDTSPRGLNVEGEADSWDFGVGAGFYLNATQEKWKNWRMYDYVVKELPKLLSDHFPQLETSNASISGHSMGGHGALTIYLKNLDKYKSVSAFAPIVNPINCPWGQKAFTNYLGDNKSDWEEYDATCLIKKFNAVPGHILIDQGEDDKFLKDQLLPGKFEEACKNANVQLKLRLQAGYDHSYFFISTFIDDHIQHHAKALSAL, from the exons ATGGAAACGGCACCAAGCGAAATCAGCAGCTCGAAGATGTTCGGCGGTTACAACAAGAGGTACAAGCACTTCAGTCCAACACTTGGATGCTCCATGACCTTCCACGTGTACttccctccttcttcttcttcttcctccgccAAATTCCCT GTTCTGTACTGGCTGTCGGGGCTGACGTGCACTGACGAGAACTTCATCGCTAAATCGGGTGCTCAGCGTGCTGCTTCCGCTCACGGCCTCGCTCTCGTTGCTCCAGATACTTCTCCTA gAGGCTTAAATGTAGAAGGAGAAGCAGATAGCTGGGACTTTGGTGTAG GTGCTGGGTTTTATCTCAATGCTACACAAGAGAAGTGGAAGAATTGGCGGATGTATGACTATGTTGTCAAAGAATTGCCAAAGCTTCTGAGTGATCATTTTCCGCAGCTTGAAACATCAAATGCTTCTATATCTGGTCACTCTATGGGTGGACATGGTGCTTTAACAATCTACCTGAAGAATCTGGATAAATATAAG TCAGTCTCCGCTTTTGCACCAATTGTAAATCCTATAAATTGCCCTTGGGGGCAGAAGGCATTCACAAATTATCTCGGCGACAATAAATCTGATTGGGAG GAGTATGATGCCACCTGTCTGATAAAGAAATTTAATGCTGTACCCGGCCACATTTTGATTGATCAG GGGGAAGATGACAAATTTTTGAAGGATCAACTGCTACCTGGCAAGTTTGAGGAGGCATGCAAGAATGCTAATGTTCAACTCAAGTTGCGGCTTCAAGCTGGCTATGATCACTCATATTTTTTCATTTCGACCTTCATAGATGATCACATCCAGCATCATGCCAAAGCTCTTAGTGCACTGTAA